The Salvia miltiorrhiza cultivar Shanhuang (shh) chromosome 2, IMPLAD_Smil_shh, whole genome shotgun sequence DNA window NNNNNNNNNNNNNNNNNNNNNNNNNNNNNNNNNNNNNNNNNNNNNNNNNNNNNNNNNNNNNNNNNNNNNNNNNNNNNNNNNNNNNNNNNNNNNNNNNNNNNNNNNNNNNNNNNNNNNNNNNNNNNNNNNNNNNNNNNNNNNNNNNNNNNNNNNNNNNNNNNNNNNNNNNNNNNNNNNNNNNNNNNNNNNNNNNNNNNNNNNNNNNNNNNNNNNNNNNNNNNNNNNNNNNNNNNNNNNNNNNNNNNNNNNNNNNNNNNNNNNNNNNNNNNNNNNNNNNNNNNNNNNNNNNNNNNNNNNNNNNNNNNNNNNNNNNNNNNNNNNNNNNNNNNNNNNNNNNNNNNNNNNNNNNNNNNNNNNNNNNNNNNNNNNNNNNNNNNNNNNNNNNNNNNNNNNNNNNNNNNNNNNNNNNNNNNNNNNNNNNNNNNNNNNNNNNNNNNNNNNNNNNNNNNNNNNNNNNNNNNNNNNNNNNNNNNNNNNNNNNNNNNNNNNNNNNNNNNNNNNNNNATAATTAATTAATCGCACGGCCGGAGTTTTTGTACTGTTCCTATAAAATGGCctgaaataaagaaaattaaaatgctgactgaattcaaatgtttttcTAATGCATTTCAAACTAAAAACAACGATGGTATATAAGAATATATGAATTAACAATGCCAATTTTTGGAAAATTAAAAACTAGCTAGTTATATGTCAAGAAATTAAGCATTGTTTAACATCGTTGTTAGTTAGCAATAATATAAACTATCACAAAAGCTGGATACATAAGTAactattaattagagttcaacTTACATAACCAGAAAGcatatatagataatataaCTAATGACGAATAACATCATTTTCCTCCGTTCTTCACCTGCAGCAACAGAATCAATTCAACATCTATTTCTGCACAACTcccacaaaataaaaaaataaatgttatcaaataacaagaaaatgacatatatatttttgtgtgattgattgaaattatataataataaaagaaataaacttACCTCCAATTTTCACCAAAGAGCATTAATCTGGGTCAGCCATACTTGAAAATCTTGAGCAATAGCAATAGCATGCTGGTTTGGAGCTTCAACTTCATACACTTGATCTCTCTTGTCCATATTATCCAACTCAACCGAGTAGTCTTCGACCCTCAATGTGGCTGCGGATTTGGATTCATCATCCGCGGCCGATGGTAAAACTAGAGGTTCTGCTGCATCTTCTTCTTCCACCTTCACCATCATCTCGCAAGCTTTGGCCCACTGCACTATGAGTTTCTTGGTGGTGGCCTCGAGGTTATTGGCTGTTTGCCTCAACTCCACCATCTTCAACTCCATGTCTGATTTCTGCTGCTTCAGCTTCTTCATTTCGCGCCTTGATTCCTCGATAGACTTCCTTAGGATGTGAGGGTTGAGGCTGTTTTTTTGGCGTGGAGGAGTTGGGCTCATCTGCAATGACCTTCTCTTCATGTTTGGGAGGAGATCTGGTTTTCCTTGTTGAAAGTATGGATTTGAATACTCCCATTGATGATCCACTCCGATTTTTCGAAACCCCTAAAATTAATCATCAtcaacaaattaaatgaaacATATATATTCGTATGTATGTATACTTACGTAGTTGTTGAGTTGGTAGACAAAGCTTGAGAAATTGTTGTGTCTGAAGTAATTGGGAAGTATTTGTGCAGAGAATTTGATGTGATCCCAAATAATGAAGCTGTGGCCATTTTGGGGCCCATGAAACTATGGAATTTGTGTGTGCATCATTGACTATTTGAAAGGTTTTGGGTGGAGAAGAGAGGATGGTGGCCCAAATCCTTCCTGGCCGCCACATTTCTGTCGTAATCTACTCCGCACAACCTCTCTACTCATTTTTCTCAATCACTTGGATTCAAATTGCTATATGCCAATGCCATGCATGCAATTAAATTAATGTCTCTCAAAAGTAGCAGTGTATATGTTGTGTCTTTGAGTACGTACCCTTTTAATATAGTAATCAAGGCAAGGCCGTTgatttttttctaataaaatttaCACATGTGATTGGAATATATTCTCTATCACAATTATTAACTTAATCTCTGGCGTGGCCTTCCTTGTGTTTCACAAAAATGGTACAACAACAACGTACAAATCATGTTACCAAATGTTGTTCAAACATATATATTGTGCTTAACTAAAATTAACattaaacaatatatataaattgctaATAGTTAATTTTAATTCGATTCGAATAATTTATTGACGATTTGTGGTTAATCTTCTATTGCACTTAAACTGCATGTAGGCAGCAATCTTGTAGAGTAAAATTAAACTGCGTTAACTAACGGTGTGAAGGAATACACAAAGGAAAGTTAATTTCTACCAAATTTAATTAAGTAAGAGAATGGAAAGTATTTAGGAAGGAAACGTTTCATGTTCGGTGCtgatcatcttcatcttcttcttcctcttcttcttttttttcacgCTAACTAATATTTGCACCCTATGCAATGCACGAAAATGTTATATTtccatatttataaaaaattgatatcaacttattattatttataaagataataaaaaaaattaattttaaactgAATATGCTTGAGCTTAATAttgaaaaaagtaaaaaaataaagaataattcccaataataaaatttggtattatgaaaaggcaaaaaagtaagttaaataaaaaataaaaatataaaaaaaagaattaaaaaataaatttattcaaaaaaaatgagagaggagataattttttaaaattttatttttaaaataaatacctccctccgtccgcgatatcgtttccaacATTTGTTATTTTtggtccgtccgcgatatcatttccactttcatttatagaagAAGGGCCCACAAACTTCCACtgacaacaatagtgggacccaaactccatttttcttaaaacctcaTGCCGTCCAcgatgtggaaacgatatcgcggacgaaATGGAGTATAACTTTtacaatatataaaattaaagctcttacCGTGACCTTAATTTTAAatgcaaattaaatatttataattagtcgaatttcacaatttaaaaaataataaacaaaaaaataagaaggtAAAGAAAAGGAAATGAACGAAAAAATACAGTTCACAAATAAAcgttcaattttattataattacaaaattgtcactcaattttgaaattaattttaaatcaattttaatttgaaattaaaattttgactttttaatatagtatatatttaacAGCAATTCGAATCCTCTAGAGTTTACTTGTGTTTCATCTTCATTGCATTCATTCATGAATGAATGACATGACATGTGGCAATTTAgagattaaaatttaataatgttTATTAATGATTGATAAGCGATGTATTAGGTAAGAAAagttttaattatatatatacctgTTGAATTATTGTAGAAATGGAAAAATTGAGCAAGGGAAATTTGATTTCCACACCGTTAATTGGTTCTTTCATCACATTTCTTTAGCAATCATTAACACAACAATTTAACAGTGTTTACACTACGTTAGAGTTGTAGTATCATGTATGATACAATTATTTTGATCACACACATGGAATAGTTTTAATTTGCTGCTGCTAAGAAGTTGGCTGTGGTCTTATGCAAGCTGAAGAGGCTCCATTTTCATACAGCTTTGCTCTCTAAAACAGcctaattcaatttttttttattggcaTTGGCTGTTCAAAGAGATGAAACAACGATGGAATttctataattttttgttattttgttgTGTTAATGGCTGTTGAAAGAAATCGACGATGGAAATCAAATTCACTTGGCAATCCTTTCATTTCTACAAACTTTCAATTAAAAAGATCAAGATTTTCCTTATACATTGTTTTACATCATTAATAACACTAttagttttaatctttaaattgCGGCTATGTTATTTATCCATGAAGTCAATAGAGGATGAAATCTTTAAATTGCCCTATGAATCCAGACATATACATGCGGTAGTAGATAACACACGTAGATGTGTTTTTTCTTAATATCAACTTTTATATGTAACTTTAGCAGGATTAAAAATACTAATGCATGACATCAAATAATATAATTCCATGATATATTACGGTAGTATAATATTACTCTCCTCAGTTACCAAAAGGGACCACCAAGCGGTACAAATTTCTGTTTGTGAACAATGAGTTTTAGCCTTTAGGGTTCAAATTCCACCGCTCCCCATCGCCCAAGTAACAAAAATAGACTATTCTCATATTATTTTGTTTCTTCCTTAATTATTCTAgtttagatttttaaataattttacttGTATGAACTAATTTACAGGATAAAATAAAGTAATATCTAAACAAAAAAGATGAACATTATAATTCATATAAGGGAAGACAACAAATTCAGTCTCTAACAGAAGAAAAAACACAGCATTAGAGTACCCACATCGTGCTATTTGATGGGGCTTACTCGAGTAAGTCGATGTGGGTACTAGCCTACTTGAATCTTCTTACTCGAAATATGAGTAAGGCTCGTTTATGTTTTGAAATGGCGAGTGCACTGCACGCGCACGCGCCTATAAAAAAATCGAAGTTTTTGAAATCTAACGACTCTTTCAAGccgattttttttgtttttttttttttttttttttccaacagctttgttatcattttatttgaattttttcatTTCCTTTTGCTTCCTATATAAAACCCCCCATTTTCTCAATTTTATTAACCCCTTTCACTATTTCTCTTtatttcttcttcatttctttcTCCTCCACCAAAAAATGGCTTCGTAGTTCAATGATTTTTCGTCTTCGTCCAAGGGGAAGACGCAAGAAATCATGGATATTATCATCGATTCACAAAAAACGGTTGCTTAATTTTTCTCCCAACCACAACCCCAACGACGTGTTATTATCAATAGGGGGTTCGTTTATCGGATCGTGAGGTTGTCcatctacgtcttatgcaagattACTTTAACGACAATCCGATGTACGGGCCAATATTTCAACGGcgttttcgaatgcagaaggaCCTATTCTTTTGCACATCGTCGATGATGTGCAAGGTATTGATGGTTACTTTCGGCTGGGGGTCAACCAGCACTATTACCAGATGGACTACTACTTGTGCGATGACATCTATCCTGAATGGGCAACGTTCGTCAAGAGCCCACCGGTGGCGAACAATCCGAAAGAGGCGacgttcaagaagatgcaagaatcgacACGAAAGGATGTCGAACATGCCTTTGGAGTGCTTCAAGCTCGATGGGAATCATTATCGAAGTCCGGCTCGAAAATTGGTACATTGACCATCTCAAAGACATCACGAAGACTTGTATTATTCTCCATAACTGATTGTGGAGAACGAAGGAGAAAGAGCTACCCATTGGAGAGATGATGACTCAGATAGCGGGCGTCTAGTAGTGACTCGACGGAGAATATTTGAGCAACCCCGCCTAGCTTCGAGGAATACATGCAAGATATGCAATTCTCCGCGATAAACAGATACATGTCAAGCTCCAACATGATTTGATCGAGCATATTTGGCACGTTTCAGACCTTTATGGCCAGAATAGTTTATTTACGctgtgttttatttttaaaaatttatttaatttttattttatgtgtttatattaaatgcaattttaatttgaagtaattATGTTTATTCAAGTTagtgcaatttaaattaaatgaaaaatataaaaataaaaactaatgaATATGAGTAAACGGATGAGTGTCCCCAATGTGGGATACTTACTCATAAGTGGTCTCCCACTCCATTGAGTAATGAGTTTACTCAAggaatgtggatgctcttaacTCAATGATATTTATCTCCTCATAGAGGGTGACGTATAAATATAAACGAGGCCTTATAAGATTTAtacaaaatctcctgtacaaccgggttgacccgtactCAAATCCTGACCCGCATGCTAATCCAAACTCACCCtaactcaaatcgtgtaaatgacactgcttataactgacattattcaattatataaatgatgtcattttcaatcttatagtattatttaaaatattatggtgtcatttacaattttatagtGTTAATTACAGgaaatgtcatttatatttctgaatagtgtcaatcaTACACAATATCATTTACTAGTGACATTTAtatgcagtgtcatttgtataaaaaaatagtatcaattacagacagtgttatttgtataattaaataatactatcatttacacgatttaagTAAAGATATAAGTTTGGATCAAAATACGGGTCAACTCGGATATACGACAACTCTAAGATTTATAGGGCTATAGCTACAAAGATAGAACGGAACATGAAAAATTGCTACATATATGGCGAAAAATTAATCATGATTCTTGCTCATGCTTACACAACATTCAGAACAATATACCAACAgatcataaatatttttcaactgtTTGTATATATTTAACACCAGAAACTGACAAATATATGTGTATTTTGTGGACGGAATAAAACCATTATTTTTCGAACAAAAAAGCCAATGTATCTCACATGTAGCTGCAAAATTTGACATTGGGGATTTATATAATTAGACAGTTCTCAGCTGCAAAAGTATATCCGTCGACATCCGCCTAGACGATAGAAATGACTCGAGATGTATGTGTGATTAACAAAATGTAGAAAAGGAGAATCATTTATTGAGAGAAGAATTAGATGATTCTGACTCGTTAGATGCCGCTAGAGTCCCTGCCAAAGATGAAACGCCTCCCCCAGTCTGATATCACCAGCGCTCTTGTACGCCAACTTACTAGCTTGCTgaaacacacacaaacacaagcCATTCAATCACATGGAAAGCCGAGCCTGCTGCTAATCGAGTTACAAAACAAATTAACAAACCAAACACACCTTGCATATACAGAATACCAAAGCCACTGAGTGCTGTGACCAATTGAACCCAATCTCCAGGAAGCTGTGCTGCCGTTTTGCTCCCCTCCCAGAGGGGCAAATTGTCCGAGATGCTTGTACCTACACCATATTATAGAAAGTAcattaaaatgaaatatatcTTCTGCCCCTAAGCTCTGATTTAATTGCTGTTGCTTTTGAATGGTTTTGATTCTTTCTTGGATTAACTTCATTGAAGGCCAACGAAAGAGCTTTCAAAGATCTGGTTTATTGGTTATAGCCAATGTCTAGGGGAGAAAGTAAAGCAACAAGAGTAC harbors:
- the LOC131012405 gene encoding uncharacterized protein LOC131012405; its protein translation is MKRRSLQMSPTPPRQKNSLNPHILRKSIEESRREMKKLKQQKSDMELKMVELRQTANNLEATTKKLIVQWAKACEMMVKVEEEDAAEPLVLPSAADDESKSAATLRVEDYSVELDNMDKRDQVYEVEAPNQHAIAIAQDFQVWLTQINALW